Proteins found in one Plasmodium malariae genome assembly, chromosome: 13 genomic segment:
- the PmUG01_13060800 gene encoding fam-m protein has product MEQRIKLLFFIKFSKFMLLIWICHFYNDISSFNNILEDNLNLIRKLEIRNYRLLAKYKKKKDLNIVSLKEDIADNRECEKKAIYNNENVFIKKKKQSNRCPLNKAQYYTEFVDYNNGIFDGKYFHFEKKWIKKKDYDSFLEKKRRMRDIKLKKIKFRSYGFGVFIFFLFFLFGIGLPILYGLNYLEKVLSPLDSLLQSDGGDAKMYSFLILFGIVIIILSVIILVSIPKILRNNEKYKKIKYMTERNE; this is encoded by the exons atGGAACAAAGAATTaagttacttttttttattaagtttTCAAAGTTTATGCTTTTAATATGGATATGTCATTTTTACAATGATATA agctcctttaacaatattttggaagataatttaaatcttattagaaaattagaaataagaaattaccgattactagcaaaatataaaaagaaaaaggattTAAATATTGTATCGTTAAAGGAAGATATAGCAGACAACAGAGAGTGCGAGAAAAAagcaatatataataatgaaaatgtgttcataaaaaaaaagaaacagtCTAATAGATGCCCATTAAATAAGGCGCAATACTACACAGAATTTGtggattataataatggaatttttgatggaaaatattttcattttgaaaagaaatggattaagaaaaaagattatgattcttttcttgaaaaaaaaaggagaatgagagatataaaattaaaaaaaatcaaatttaGAAGTTACGGATTTGgagttttcatattttttctttttttcttgtttggAATAGGATTACCCATATTATATGGATTAAATTATTTGGAAAAAGTGTTATCACCTTTGGATAGTCTTCTACAATCAGATGGAGGGGACGCAAAAATGTATTCTTTTCTAATACTATTTGGAATAgttatcattatattatctgtaataattttagtatCAATTCCTAAAAtcttaagaaataatgaaaaatataaaaaaattaagtatatgACAGAGcgaaatgaataa